CTCCAGCCGGTTGATGGTGCGGCACAGGGTGGACTTACCGGACCCGGAGGGGCCGATCACCACGACGACCTCGCCCCTGGTGATCGTCAGATCGATGTCCTGGAGTACGTGCAACGCGCCGAAGTGCTTGTTGACGCTTTTCAGGACGACCAGGTCGTCGGCCGCGGGCACCGCGTCCTTGACCACCGAAACTTCGGTCATCGCTTTGGGCTCCGTCTTCCTCGGTTTCGGAGGACAGTAGTGACCGGCGACGACCAGCGTCATTACATCTGAGCGAGAATTGAGCATAACGATCTGGTAGCCGGACGGACACTGCACGTGACGGGCCCGGGCGGGGTGTTTCGGCTGGATAACGGAACTCGTTCGGAACCCGTCCGGCCTTGACGGCGTCCTCACTCATCAGTGTGACTGCGAAGGGGCCGATGTGCGCGTGCCCGGCATGCGAATCCGCGTAATGTGTGCCAGCCGAGACGCACACATGACCGAAACGCATGACCCACCGAGCAGGAAGGGGCCGGAATGAGGCTGCTCCTCGTCGAGGACGACAACCACGTCGCCGCCGCCCTGTCCGCGGTCCTGGCCCGGCACGGCTTCGACGTCACCCACGCCCGCAGCGGCGAGGAGGCGCTCCAGGCGCTCGTCCCCGAGGGCAACGGCTTCGGAGTCGTCCTGCTCGACCTCGGCCTGCCCGACCAGGACGGCTACGAGGTCTGCGGCAAGATCCGCAAGCGCACCAGCACCCCGGTGATCATGGTGACGGCCCGCTCCGATGTACGGTCCCGGATCCACGGCCTCAACCTCGGCGCCGACGACTACGTGGTCAAGCCCTACGACACCGGCGAGCTGCTCGCCCGGATCCACGCCGTCGCCCGCCGCCGGGCCCCCGACGAGGCCGCGGCCCCCGGCGACAGCGGGCTACGGCTCGGGTCCGTGCTCATCGAGCTGCCCACCCGGCAGGTCAGCGTGGACGGCGCGGTCGTCCAGCTGACCCGCAAGGAGTTCGATCTGCTCGCGCTGCTGGCCCAGCGGCCCGGTGTCGTCTTCCGCCGGGAACAGATCATCAGCGAGGTGTGGCGGACCAGTTGGGAGGGGACCGGCCGCACCCTGGAAGTACACGTCGCCTCCCTGCGGTCGAAGCTGCGGATGCCCGCCCTGATCGAGACGGTGCGCGGGGTCGGCTATCGGCTGGTCGCCCCGACGCCGTAGCGTGCCCGCGTGCGCACTCGTCTTCTTCCGCTGCTCATCGTCCTGATGGCCGCCGTGCTGCTGGCCCTCGGCATTCCGCTGGCGGTGAGCCTCGCGGCGGCGCGGCAGCAGGAGGTGGTCGTCGACCGCATCGACGACACGGCGCGCTTCGCGGCCCTCGCCCAGTTCGTCACCGAACGCCCGAGCGGATCCCGCGTGGACACCACGGACGGCCGCGGCGAGACCCTCCAGCGGGAGCTGGAGCAGTACTACCGGGTGTACGGCATCAAGGCCGGCGTGTTCTACCGGGAGAAGAGCCAGCCGGCCATGGCCAACGCTCCCCTGGAATGGGGCCGGCCCACCGAGGGGGAGGGACTCGCCGCCTTCGAGGAGGCGCTGCTGGGGCGGCGCCCGCACGACCCGAAGCAGGTGTGGCCCTGGCAGGAGGGGCGGCTCGTCGTCGCGTCCCCCGTCATCCACGACGGTGACGTCGTCGCGGCCGTCGTCACCGACTCGCCCACCGACCAGATGCGCTCCAAGATCCTGCGCGGCTGGCTGATCATCGGCGCGGGCGAGGCCGCCGCGATGCTCCTCGCCGTCGGCGCCGCGCTGCGGCTCACGGGCTGGGTCCTCAAGCCCGTACGTGTCCTCGACGTCACCACCCACGCCATCGCCTCGGGACGCCTCAAGTCACGGGTCGCGGCGGCCGGCGGACCACCCGAACTGCGGCGCCTGGCACGGTCGTTCAACGAGATGGCCGACAACGTCGAGGACGTGCTGGAACAACAGCGCGCCTTCGTCGCCGACGCCTCGCACCAACTCCGCAACCCGCTCGCCGCGTTGCTGCTCCGCATCGACCTGCTCGCGCTCGAACTGCCCGAGGGCAACGAGGAGATCGCCTCCGTCCGCACCGAGGGCAAACGGCTCGCGTCGGTCCTCGACGACCTGCTCGACCTGGCGCTCGCCGAGCACGCGGAGTCCGATCTGCGGCTCATCGACGTGGGCGAGCTGACCGCCGAGCGCGTCGCGTCCTGGTCGCCGCTGGCCCACGACAAGGGCGTGTCGCTGGTCGGCACCTGCCCGGCCACCACCGCCTGGGCCGATCCCATCGCCCTGTCCAGCGCCCTGGACGCGGTGATCGACAACGCGCTGAAGTTCACGCCGGCCGGGGAACGTGTCGAGGTCCGGGTCGCCTCGAACGGTGAGACGTCCTCGGTCGTGGTCACCGACGGTGGGCCCGGCCTCAGCGACGAGGAGCTGGAGCGCGTCGGCGACCGCTTCTGGCGCAGCACCGCCCACCAGAACATCAAGGGCTCGGGTCTCGGGCTCTCCATCTCCCGTGCGCTGATCGCGGCGGGCGGCGGCTCCATCGCCTACGCCCACCACGAGCCGCACGGGCTGCGGGTCACGGTGACGGTGCCCCGGTCGCGTCCGCCGGTCTGAGCGGTCTGAGCGGTCTGAGCGGTCCGAGAGGGATGGGGAGGACCGTGCGAGAGGCCGTTGTGCGGCGCCCCTGGCGGACTACGGCTTCACCGACCGGTAGTACGCCCTCGCGCCACGGTGCAGCCGCAGCGGGTCCGTGTAGATCGCGGTGCGCAGATCCACCACCTGGGCCGCGTGGACGTGCTGGCCGATGTTGTCCCGGCTCTTGAGGACGACGCGGGTCAGCCACTCGGTGAGGCGGGGATCCATGTCCGCGCGGGTGATGAGCAGGTTCGCCACGGTGAGGGTGGGCACCGGGGCCGTGAGGATGGTCGGGTAGGCGTCGGCGGGCATCACGGACGCCCGGTAGTGACTGAAGACCCCGCCCTGGTCGTGCAGCGCCGCCACCAGGTCGCTGCGGATCGGGACGAACCGGAAGGCGTACTTCTCCTTCTCCGCGAGGTCCGTCAGCCCCTTCGTGGGCAGGCCGCCCGACCAGAAGAAGGCGTCGATCCTCCCGGTGCGCAGGGCGTCGGGGCTCGTGCCGATGGTGTCGCGCCGCGCGTCTATGTCCTTGTCGATGTCGAGCCCGTCCGCCTCCAGCAGGCGTTCGGCGATCAGCCGTACGCCGGAGCCCTCGGGGCCGACGGCGACCCGCTTGCCCTTCAGCTCCGAGACGTTCTGGATGGTCGAGTCGGCCGGGACCACCAGCTGCACGTAGTCGTCGTACAGCCGGGCCACCCCGCGCAGCTGATCGGCGCCGGGCTGGTCCTCGTCGATGTACGTCTGGACGGCGTCGGCGGCGGCGATGGCGAAGTCGGCCTGCCCGGTGGCCACCCGGCGGACGTTCGTCTGGGAGCCGTTGCTCGGCATGAGCTGGACCCGCAGCTTGGGCATGTCCCCGGCGATCGCGTTCCGCAGGCGGCTGCCGTACTCCTGGTAGACGCCCCGCTCGGCTCCCGTGGTCACCGTGATCGTCCCGTTCGGGGGCTCCTCGCTCGGCCACAGCCACCACGCGAGCAGCCCGAGGACCACCAGCGAAGCCATCGAGCCCAGCAGCGCGTGCCGCCTGCCGATGCGGGGGAGTACCTGGACCATGCGACGAAATCCTGCCAGGTCACCGGGCGGGCGGCCAGGGTCGGACCCATCCGGTGCGAGCTCGTGACCTCGGCGACGCCGGACCCCTGCGGGGCGGGGTCCGGCGGCCGGGGCCGACGAGGGGGGTCAGCGGCCGGTGGCCACGGCCGTGCGCAGGCGCTCCAGCTCCCCGTACATGACCTCGCCCGGGCACTCCGTCGCCATCCAGTCCCGGTGGCCGCTGATCTCCGCGACCTCCTTCTGGGTGCCGTTGACCGGGTTGGTGTACGTCACGCGGGCCTGCGGGTCCACGCCGTGCTGGCGGACCAGGACCTTCACGAGCCGGGTCAGCGCGGCGCGGGCGGCCTCCTTGGGGCCCTGCTCGGTGAAGGTGCCCAGCAGGGCGATGCCGAGGTTGCCGGAGTTGAAGCCGCCGACGTGGAAGGCGGTCACCACCTTGCCGTCGGCGTCGTGCGCGGGCAGGCCGTCGTCACCGGAGTAGCGGCCCTCGTAGATACGGCCCTCCTCGTCGATGAGGAAGTGGTAGCCGATGTCGCCCCAGTCGTTGGTGACGGCGTGCAGCTGGTAGATCGCGCGGACCGTGGCGGCCGGGTCCGGGTCGTCGTTGGCCATGGCCGTGTGGTGCACGGTGATCGTCTGGAACGGGTAGAACGCGGTCGGGGTGTTCTCGGTGCCGTCCGCCTTGAACCGCAGCGACTCGTCGGCGCCCCAGGCGGCCCGGGTCAGGTACTGGACACCTCGGACGCGCGTGGGGTCGCTCGGCACCTTCACCTTCCGGTCCGGCCCGTGCTTGCAGTCGAGCGCCAGCGAACGCAGCCCGGTGGCTCCGTCGGGCGCCTTCAGTTCGTAGCCGGCGGCCTGGTCGGCCGCGAGCAGCACACCGCCGCCGTTGGCGACCGAGCAGCCACCGTCGCCGAGGGACCGCCACTCGCCCTGGGCGCCGTCGGCGTCCGTCAGTCTGATGCCGCCGCCGGTGGTCTCGTCGGTGCCGCCCCAGCGCACGCCCACGTAGCCGATGGGGAAGGCCGCCTCGACGGGTGCCTCGCCGGTGGCGGCCTCGCTGCGGGTCTTCGGGAAGGTCTCGGTCGTGGTGCCGGCCGCCGATCCTTCGGCGCCGGTGTCCGAGGACGGGGCGGTGCCGGAGTCACCGGTCGTGGCCATCACGGTCGGCGTGATCACGGCGCCGGCCGCGACCGCGCCGGCCGCGCCGATCACCGTACGGCGGGTCACCCGGGAGGTGGCCCGATGGCTGGGGGAGGTGGGGGGAACGCTCACGGTGGGGTCCTCAATGCTCGGGGTGGTACGTGAAGACACAACGGAGCGTACGGAGTGGAGTCACAGGTTCCGGCACCGGCCCCCCTGTGCTGACATAGCGTCAAAGATCCATGACAGCAGGGGACTTGGGCGTCATGAGCGTACGAGACCGACGGAACTGTCGAAGGAGGGCGGCCGGTCGGTAGGGTCGCCGGATGAGTTCCTCTCCCGCTCGCCTGGTCCGTGAGTTCCACCAAGCCTTCGGCCTCGACGTCCGTACCGCCCCCACCGAGGTCTCGCCCGAGCTGGCCGCCCACCGGGGGGAGTTGCTGGCCGAGGAGGCCGCCGAGGTCGCCGAGGTGGCGGTCGACGGGCCCCTCGACCGGCTGGCTCACGAACTGGCCGACGTGGTGTACGTGGCGTACGGCACCGCTCTCGTCCACGGCATCGACCTGGACGCGGTGATCGCCGAGATCCACCGCTCGAACATGACCAAGCTGGGCCCCGACGGGCGGGTCGCCCGCCGGGCCGACGGCAAGGTGCTCAAGGGGGACCACTACCGGGCACCCGATGTCTCCTCGGTCCTGCGGAAACAGGGCTGGGCGGGCTGAGCCCCCGCGGGGGGCCAGGCTCAGAAACGGCCGGACAGGGACTCGTCGTCCGAGCCGTTCGCGACGGCGGTGACGGTGTAGAGGTCGCGGCCCGCGTCGCGTCGGCCCTGGGCGTGGTCGTACTGGACCTTGAAGACATAGGTGCCGGGGGCGAGGGTGACACCCGACTTCAGGGTCATGACGTACCCGATCTGGTCGCCGGTGGCGTTCTGGCCCACGGCGATCTTGTCGCCCAGGGAGGTCCAGGCGCCCGTGCTGGACACTCCGCCGGTCTGGATGACGCGGACGACGACCTTGAGCGAGGTGAGCGGCTTGGTGGACTTGACGGTGACGGTGCTCTGGTCCCAGTAGTCGTTCGAGTCGGCCTCCACGCTTCCGTCGGCCCACAGATAGCCGGACGTCGACCCGGACTCGGTGTTCTGGGTGGTCGAGGACTTCTCCTCGGTGCCGGTCGAGCCCGTCGAGCCCGTCGAGCCCGTCGAGCCGGTGGAGCCGGTCGAACCCGAGGTGCTGGCGCCCGTGGTTCCGCCCGTGTCGGACCCGGAGTCGGTGTCCGGTGCCGGCTCCGCCGCGCCGCCCGTCCCCGCTCCCGCTCCGCCGCTGACCGGGACGTAGACGACGTCCGGGTCGTCCTTGCCCTTGCCCTCGCCCTTGGCCCGGTCCGTCGGCGACGGGTCGACCGCCGCCTTCTTGGTGTCGCCGGGGACGGACTGGTCGTCGGCCGGTTCGTCGGCCGCCGTGGTCACCTTCTCGGACGAACCGCCGCTCCAGTCGATGGCGGCCACGGCCGTGGCGGAGCCGGCGATCACCAGGACCGCGGCGGCGGAGCCACCGATCGCCTTCCACACCCGGCGGCCGGGCAGGAAGCCGCGGAGCGGGACGCGGGTCCTGCGGGCGAAGAGGTCGGCGAACTCGCCGTCCCGGCGGTCGCTTCGGTCGGGTGAGTGCGGCATGGGGGCGGTCCTTGTCCTTGGTGGTGGGTCCGTGCGGGTGGGCGCGGCGGCGGGTGGTGCGACGGGTACGGGTGGTGGAACGGGGGCGGGTGGTGAACGGGTACGGCGCTCGGTTCACAGGGTCTGGGGGATGTCCTCCGGTCTGAGGGTCATCACGTCCGCCTCCGAGGCCTCCGGCAGTTCGGCGACCCGGTACGCCTGGCGTTCCGTCATGGCCTGGAAGAGCTGGCGTGCCGTGCGGCCGTTGCCGAAGCCACGGTCGCGGGGCATGGCGTCGAAGCGTGCGGTGAGCTCCGTGACGGCGTCCGGGGTCAGTTCGTACTGGTGCTGGGCGGCCTGGTGTTCGACGATGCTGACCAGTTCGGCGCCGCTGTAGTCGTCGAAGAGCAGGGTGCGGTTGAAGCGGGAGGCCAGGCCGGGGTTGGAGCGGACGAAGACCTCCATCTCCTTGAGGTATCCGGCGACGATGACCACCACGTCGTCGCGGTGGTCCTCCATCAGCTTCAGCAGGGTGGCGATGGCCTCCTGGCCGAAGTCGTTGGTCCCGGCGTACTGGGTGAGGGAGTACGCCTCGTCGATGAACAGCACACCGCCCCGGGCCTGTTGGAAGACCCGGGTGGTCTTCGGGCCGGTGTGGCCGACGTACTCGCCGACCAGGGCGGAGCGGTCGGCCTCGACCAGATGGCCGCGCTCCAGCAGGCCGACGGCGGCGAGGATCCGGCCGTAGAGACGGGCGATGGTGGTCTTGCCGGTGCCCGGGTTGCCGGTGAAGACGAGGTGGCGGCTGAGCGGGGGCGGGGCCAGGCCCATCTCCTCCCGGCGGCGGACCATCTGCATCAGTTTGACCAGGGACGAGACGTCGTTCTTGACGCGCTCCAGACCCGCGAGACCCTGGAGTTCGGCGAGCAGGTCGTCCAGGGTGTCCTCGTCGGGTGCCTCGGTCTCCCGCGCGGTGGTCCCGGCGCCCGCCGCCTCCGGCCCCCCGGCCGCCGACAGGGCCTGTTCGGCGCCGGTCGGCAGGGACGGGTTCTTCACGTCCCGCGAGACGCAGTCGTCGAAGACCGGGCGGGCGCCCTTCTCCAGCGCCACGTCCTCCTCGCTGTCGCGGACCAGACAGCCGCGCAGCACGGGCGCCCCGCCCGTCGAGACGTGCAGGGCGGGGAAGGCGGCGCCGTCGGTGCCCGCGCCGCTGAAGACGCAGTCCTCGAAGGTGCCGCGGGCCTTCTCGCCCACGAACAGGCTGTTCTTGCCGGTCCGGGCGACCGTCACGGCCCGGATCCGGGGTTCGGCGCGGGGGCCCACGACGACGCCGGAGCCTGCCGCGTCCCGGACCGTGCAGCCCTCGACGCTGGGGGCGGCGCGCTCGCCGATCACCAGGCCCGCCGTGCCGGTCCCGCTGATCCGGCAGTCCCGCAGCACCGGCGTGGTTTCCGTGCCGCAGGAGATCCCGGACCGTTCGGCGCCCACGACATCGCACTCCTCCAGGACCACGGTCCCGGACGACTCGGTGGTGATCCCGGCCCGGCCGCGCACGACGGACAGCCCGCGCATCCGCGCCTCGGCGGCCCCGTCGATCCGCACCCCGGACAGCCCGCAGTCCGAGATCCGGCCGCCCTCCACGGTCAGCCCGGCCCGGTCGGTGGCCCGGATGCCGTGTTCGGCGGAGGAGCCGATCCGGCAGGCGGTGAGCGTCACCCGGGAGTCGTCGCAGGCGTGCACCGCGCTGAACGAGCACGCCGTCAGGTCGCCGGTGTCCACCCGTACCTCGGCGCGGCCGCCCGCCAGCAGCCCGTTCGCCCGGCTGCCCGTCACCGAGGTGCCCTCGGCCGACAGCCGGGCCGCCCCCCGGGCCACCAGACCCGAGCCGTGCGCCCCGTCCACCTGGCAGTCCACCAGCTCGGCGCGGCCCTCGTCCTCCACGCTCACCCCGGGCCCCGAACCGTCCCGCAGCCGGCAACCGAGCATCAGCACATCGCCGCCGCCGGAGACGGCGACCCCGTCCCCGCCGGTGCGCAGCACCTCGCAGCGGACGAGCACCACCCCGCCCTCGGCGGACTCCGCGTTCCCCGAGGGCGATGCGGAGCGCGCCGAACTGCCCAGCACCCGCACCCCCTCGGCGGCCGTGTCCGTCACACGGCAGTCCCGCGCGGTGACGGAGGCGTCGTCCTCCACCAGCAGCCCGCTGCGCCCGGGGCCGGAGATCCGGCACTCCCGCAGGGCCGCGCGGGCGCCGCCCCGGACCCGGACACCGGACCCGGTGACCCGCCGTACCGTCAGCTCGTCGGCCTCGGCGGTGGCCCGGGAGCCGACGACGACACCGGTTCCCTCGACGTCCTCGACCACGACCCGGGTCAGCCGCGCCGATCCGGTGGTGTTGAGGTGCACGGCCGCCAGCTCGGCCCCCGCCACACGGCAGTCCGTCAGGGCGAGCGACGCGTCACCGCCCGCCTCGACGCGGCCGCCGGACACGTCGCAGCCGTCCAGCTCCAGATCCCCGGCGTCCACCAGCACGGCGGGCAGCCCCGGGTCCTGGCCGACCAAAACGAGGTCCTCTACGTACACGTCCCGCGCGGCCACCTCCAGCACCGGGCGGCCGGGGGAGGCCGCAAGCAGCCGTACGGCGTGCCGCGCGCCCTCCTCCGGCAGCAGCCGCACCGCACGGTCGATCACCAGGTGTTCGACGTACTCGCCGGGGGCGACATGGATCTCGTCGCCGTCGCGGGCGGCGCGCAGGGCGGAGGCGATGCTGCGATGGGCGCCGCGTCCCTTGGGGGCGACCCGGTGCACGGTGGCGGTGGGGATCACAGGAGTTCCGTTCCGTCGGGCAGGGCGACCGGGTCGATGGTGAGCGGCGGCTGCGGGGGTGTGGGGGGCCGTATCGGCGCGGTGAGGGCGGCCGGGGTGGTTGCCGGGGTCGTGGTGCTCGCCGGGGGCGGGAAGGCGCGCGAGGGCTGGATGTCGGCGTTCTTGTTGTTGAGCCCGTAGTTGAGGGTGCCCGCGCCCAGTGCCTCGGCGATCTGCCAGATCAGCTCGCCGGGGCCGCCGCGGTGGAAGAGCCGGGAGCCCGCCGTGGCGTGCACGCCGTAGCGCAGCAGACCGCTGGTGACCCCCGCGAAGGCGCTCGCCGCCGCGCCCCACGCGCCCGCTTCGAGCGCGTCGACGCCGGTGCGCTTCTGGCCGTCGACCCCGAACACGGCCGCGTTGACGGTGCTGTTGACGAAACCGGTGAGGACGCCGACGCCCAGGTTGTTGAAGAAGTCGTAGGTGCCGGAACGCCAGCGGGTGGGGTTCTCGAACACGGTCCATTCGCCGTCCCAGTCGTCGTTGGAGGCGAGCGGGTGGCGGTGCCAGTCCTGTCCCTGGTCGAGGTTGGTCAGGCCGTACTTGAGGTAGCCGAGGCGGGTGGTGTCGTAGGCGACGTTGACGCCGACGCGGATGCCGCCGCCGATCGCGCCGTTGAGCGCCGCCCGCTGCAGGGCCGTGGTCAGGTCGAACTTCTTGTTGTCGAGGTCGGCGACGATCGCGGAGACGGCGAAGCTGGTGCCGAACTCGATGAGATAGCCCATGGTGAAGTCGGTGACGGCCTTGCGGATCTGGTGCCGCCACATCGGCATGGCGGCCGAGGAGCCGTCCTCGACACCGGTCCAGATCTCGTGGAACACATCGCGGAACTCACGGTTGTAGCCGCGCAGTTCGGTGGTGTAGCCGCGGAAGTCGACCTCGCGCCCGACCAGTCGCCAGCTGCGGTGCCCGTCGAGGCCCACCTCGCCGCCGACCCTGGGGAGGCTGCTGATCTCGGGCAGCTTGGCGATGTCGAAGTTCGACCAGCGGCCGAACGCGTCGGTGGCCCAGACCCGTCCGGTGATGGTGCGCTGGGCCACCAGCCGGCCGTCCTGGTACTCGCGCCACTGGTTCCACAGCGGCTCCGACTCCCGGAAGCGGCCCTCGACCCCCTCCACCGGATCCCGGCGGCGGAGCGCCTTGCCCATGTCGAACTCCTGCCAGACCTCCCGGTTCACGGTGGCCGACACATCCGGCTCGAAGTGCCGCGCGGAGCGCGCGAGGAGGTCGGACAGGGAGATCCGGCCGGACTGCACGGGCGGCGGGGCGGCCCGCTCGTTCACCGTGTACGCGTACTCGCGGACCCGGCCGCCGTCCCGGAACCGTACGGCGTCGGTGCCGATGTGGTCGGTCCAGCGGCCCTTGGCGAGGTCCTGGTAGGTGCGGATGCCCTGGGACTCGACCGTCCCGTCCGCGTTGATCTTCCGCCAGGACCAGGTGCCGCCGGGCTCGCGGGTGGCGTCCACCCAGACGGAGCCGTTGTCGGTGGCGTTGCGCTCGCGGATCGCGTCGCCGCGACGGCCGTCGGGCAGCCGCTCGAAATCGATGAACGAGTCGTCCCAGGTGCTGGTGTGCACCAGGGAGCCGCGGTTCTGGATACGGACGCCCTCCGTGACCTGTCCGTCAGGGCCGGTGGCCGTCCAGGTCCAGTGGTCCTTGCGGGGGTCGCCGTGCGCCTCGACGTACAGCTCGCCCCAGTGGTCCCGCCGGCCGGTGATCTGCAGCTGGGTGTTCTTGTCGACCCACACTCCGGTCACGTCGTCGGCGCCGATGCCGCGCGCCGGGTTCTCGGCGAGGTACTCGCGCACCCCGGTGCCCTGGGAACGCAGGGACAGCAGCTCGTCGCCCGCCGCGTTCTTGAAGACGTCCACGAAGCCGCCGTCGGCGGAGACGTACCGGGTGCCGGTCCTGCCGCTCTTCGTGTCCAGCCAGGGCAGCTCGTACGCGTCCGCCGAGCCGCTCCACTTCGGGGCCGGGGCCCACTGCTTGGGGTCGGCGGCGCTGCGGCCCACCTCGACGACGTTGCCGTTCTCCAGGGTGCGGGTCTCACGGACGACCCGGCCGAACTGGTCGACGTCCTGCCAGCCGCGGCCGGCGTGCGCGACCAGCCGGACCCCCCGCAGCTTGGCGCCGTCGGCGGCGGTCTCCGTCCACGTGGACACCTGGAACATGGAGTCGCCGGTGACGAAGTTGCGGAAGAACCCGTCGAACCGGCCGTGCCCCGCGCGCGGGTACCAGACGGCCGCCGGGAGGCGCTGGTCCGAGATCCGGGCGACGTGCAGGGTGCCGCCGTCCGCCAACTGCGCCATTTCCTCGGTCAGTTCGTCGATGAAGTCGATCGGCTTGTTGTTGGGGCCGACGGCGGTGTGCAGCACCGGGTTGGTCCGCATCCCGCCGGGCGCGGGGCCGGACAGCAGCGGGTGCTCCAGGTACTGGCGGGAGCCGTGGTAGCCGTCCAACGGCCAGACGTCGCCCCGCCGCTGGGCCACGGCCCGCTCCCCGGTGGCCGGGTCGAGGTAGGTGTCCTTGTAGCCGATCCGGGTCCAGGACCAGTCGCGGGTGCCGTGCAGCACCTCGGTGCCGTCCTTGTCGAACCGTGTCCAGGCCCAGCTGCCCTCGGCGTTCTTCTCCGCCCGGATCAGACCGCCGTCGAGGGCCTTGGTGTAGGTGCGCACGTCGAGGATGTCCACCGGGGCCCAGCGGTAGGGGAGCGTGTCGTGGTACGTGCGGCGGTCGCCGTCGAAGATCCGC
This genomic stretch from Streptomyces deccanensis harbors:
- a CDS encoding response regulator transcription factor; this encodes MRLLLVEDDNHVAAALSAVLARHGFDVTHARSGEEALQALVPEGNGFGVVLLDLGLPDQDGYEVCGKIRKRTSTPVIMVTARSDVRSRIHGLNLGADDYVVKPYDTGELLARIHAVARRRAPDEAAAPGDSGLRLGSVLIELPTRQVSVDGAVVQLTRKEFDLLALLAQRPGVVFRREQIISEVWRTSWEGTGRTLEVHVASLRSKLRMPALIETVRGVGYRLVAPTP
- a CDS encoding sensor histidine kinase, with product MRTRLLPLLIVLMAAVLLALGIPLAVSLAAARQQEVVVDRIDDTARFAALAQFVTERPSGSRVDTTDGRGETLQRELEQYYRVYGIKAGVFYREKSQPAMANAPLEWGRPTEGEGLAAFEEALLGRRPHDPKQVWPWQEGRLVVASPVIHDGDVVAAVVTDSPTDQMRSKILRGWLIIGAGEAAAMLLAVGAALRLTGWVLKPVRVLDVTTHAIASGRLKSRVAAAGGPPELRRLARSFNEMADNVEDVLEQQRAFVADASHQLRNPLAALLLRIDLLALELPEGNEEIASVRTEGKRLASVLDDLLDLALAEHAESDLRLIDVGELTAERVASWSPLAHDKGVSLVGTCPATTAWADPIALSSALDAVIDNALKFTPAGERVEVRVASNGETSSVVVTDGGPGLSDEELERVGDRFWRSTAHQNIKGSGLGLSISRALIAAGGGSIAYAHHEPHGLRVTVTVPRSRPPV
- a CDS encoding TAXI family TRAP transporter solute-binding subunit → MVQVLPRIGRRHALLGSMASLVVLGLLAWWLWPSEEPPNGTITVTTGAERGVYQEYGSRLRNAIAGDMPKLRVQLMPSNGSQTNVRRVATGQADFAIAAADAVQTYIDEDQPGADQLRGVARLYDDYVQLVVPADSTIQNVSELKGKRVAVGPEGSGVRLIAERLLEADGLDIDKDIDARRDTIGTSPDALRTGRIDAFFWSGGLPTKGLTDLAEKEKYAFRFVPIRSDLVAALHDQGGVFSHYRASVMPADAYPTILTAPVPTLTVANLLITRADMDPRLTEWLTRVVLKSRDNIGQHVHAAQVVDLRTAIYTDPLRLHRGARAYYRSVKP
- a CDS encoding peptidoglycan recognition family protein, whose product is MSVPPTSPSHRATSRVTRRTVIGAAGAVAAGAVITPTVMATTGDSGTAPSSDTGAEGSAAGTTTETFPKTRSEAATGEAPVEAAFPIGYVGVRWGGTDETTGGGIRLTDADGAQGEWRSLGDGGCSVANGGGVLLAADQAAGYELKAPDGATGLRSLALDCKHGPDRKVKVPSDPTRVRGVQYLTRAAWGADESLRFKADGTENTPTAFYPFQTITVHHTAMANDDPDPAATVRAIYQLHAVTNDWGDIGYHFLIDEEGRIYEGRYSGDDGLPAHDADGKVVTAFHVGGFNSGNLGIALLGTFTEQGPKEAARAALTRLVKVLVRQHGVDPQARVTYTNPVNGTQKEVAEISGHRDWMATECPGEVMYGELERLRTAVATGR
- a CDS encoding MazG nucleotide pyrophosphohydrolase domain-containing protein, with product MSSSPARLVREFHQAFGLDVRTAPTEVSPELAAHRGELLAEEAAEVAEVAVDGPLDRLAHELADVVYVAYGTALVHGIDLDAVIAEIHRSNMTKLGPDGRVARRADGKVLKGDHYRAPDVSSVLRKQGWAG
- a CDS encoding right-handed parallel beta-helix repeat-containing protein, encoding MIPTATVHRVAPKGRGAHRSIASALRAARDGDEIHVAPGEYVEHLVIDRAVRLLPEEGARHAVRLLAASPGRPVLEVAARDVYVEDLVLVGQDPGLPAVLVDAGDLELDGCDVSGGRVEAGGDASLALTDCRVAGAELAAVHLNTTGSARLTRVVVEDVEGTGVVVGSRATAEADELTVRRVTGSGVRVRGGARAALRECRISGPGRSGLLVEDDASVTARDCRVTDTAAEGVRVLGSSARSASPSGNAESAEGGVVLVRCEVLRTGGDGVAVSGGGDVLMLGCRLRDGSGPGVSVEDEGRAELVDCQVDGAHGSGLVARGAARLSAEGTSVTGSRANGLLAGGRAEVRVDTGDLTACSFSAVHACDDSRVTLTACRIGSSAEHGIRATDRAGLTVEGGRISDCGLSGVRIDGAAEARMRGLSVVRGRAGITTESSGTVVLEECDVVGAERSGISCGTETTPVLRDCRISGTGTAGLVIGERAAPSVEGCTVRDAAGSGVVVGPRAEPRIRAVTVARTGKNSLFVGEKARGTFEDCVFSGAGTDGAAFPALHVSTGGAPVLRGCLVRDSEEDVALEKGARPVFDDCVSRDVKNPSLPTGAEQALSAAGGPEAAGAGTTARETEAPDEDTLDDLLAELQGLAGLERVKNDVSSLVKLMQMVRRREEMGLAPPPLSRHLVFTGNPGTGKTTIARLYGRILAAVGLLERGHLVEADRSALVGEYVGHTGPKTTRVFQQARGGVLFIDEAYSLTQYAGTNDFGQEAIATLLKLMEDHRDDVVVIVAGYLKEMEVFVRSNPGLASRFNRTLLFDDYSGAELVSIVEHQAAQHQYELTPDAVTELTARFDAMPRDRGFGNGRTARQLFQAMTERQAYRVAELPEASEADVMTLRPEDIPQTL